In a single window of the Pandoraea pulmonicola genome:
- a CDS encoding CoxG family protein, with protein MELRNSRQLPVARDVAWIALNDPGVLRQCIPGCQSIERVDDATWDVVIVATLGPMGGRWSGRITLTDVVPPTSYVLNFDGLGSSAGLTRGRASVALLSQGPMNTLLTYDLTAQFGGEYAHLDGPQADAAANALADTFFTRLIGLVAPHHKINDPMAADGEVAAALAADAAMRDVPSARGRFARWWPWVVAVLVLIFIVMWGNHAS; from the coding sequence ATGGAACTACGGAACAGCCGGCAACTGCCGGTCGCCAGGGATGTCGCGTGGATTGCGCTGAACGACCCGGGAGTGTTGCGTCAGTGCATTCCGGGTTGCCAGTCGATCGAACGCGTCGACGACGCGACGTGGGATGTCGTCATCGTTGCGACGCTCGGCCCGATGGGCGGGCGCTGGAGCGGTCGGATCACGCTCACCGACGTGGTGCCGCCCACATCGTACGTATTGAATTTCGACGGACTGGGGTCCTCGGCCGGGCTCACCCGAGGTCGGGCGTCCGTGGCGCTGTTATCGCAAGGACCGATGAACACATTGCTGACCTACGATCTGACGGCGCAGTTCGGCGGCGAGTACGCCCATCTGGACGGCCCGCAGGCCGACGCCGCCGCGAACGCGCTCGCCGACACGTTCTTCACGCGCTTGATCGGGCTCGTCGCACCGCATCACAAGATCAACGACCCGATGGCGGCCGACGGCGAGGTGGCCGCCGCGCTCGCCGCGGACGCCGCCATGCGCGACGTACCGTCCGCACGCGGCAGGTTCGCGCGCTGGTGGCCGTGGGTGGTGGCGGTGCTCGTCCTGATTTTCATCGTGATGTGGGGCAACCATGCCAGCTGA
- a CDS encoding XdhC family protein → MDSVDLEVLKSAVQWSRAGFFVTLGTVVRTWGSAPRPVGSMLAIREDGHMVGSVSGGCVEDDLIARIRGGDWPQDRPQLTSYGVTAEEAHRFGLPCGGTLQLVLEPVRETSRIAELLDAIAQFRLVVRELDMITGAVQMAPGHRTPPVEFDGARLITSHGPRRRLVVIGAGQLSKYVASMACALDYHVIVCDPREEYADEWQVPGTEFSREMPDDLIVRLQLDSHSAVLTLTHDPKLDDMALLEALKSPAFYIGAIGSRINNARRRERLSLFDLSTAEIERLHGPVGMHLGARTPAEIAVAILAEMTAIKNGIAVTQTFALRGADEGPDSNAEGAGNTTSPGDAAAYRAA, encoded by the coding sequence ATGGACAGTGTCGATCTGGAAGTGCTGAAGTCCGCCGTACAGTGGTCGCGCGCGGGCTTTTTCGTTACGCTCGGCACCGTCGTACGCACCTGGGGATCGGCGCCCCGCCCCGTGGGCTCGATGCTCGCCATCCGCGAAGACGGCCACATGGTCGGCTCCGTCTCGGGTGGCTGCGTCGAGGACGATCTCATCGCCCGCATCCGCGGCGGCGACTGGCCGCAGGATCGTCCACAGCTCACGAGTTACGGTGTGACGGCCGAGGAAGCGCACCGTTTCGGATTGCCCTGCGGCGGCACGCTGCAACTCGTGCTGGAGCCCGTGCGCGAAACGTCGCGCATCGCGGAACTGCTCGACGCCATCGCACAATTCCGGCTCGTCGTACGCGAGCTCGACATGATCACCGGCGCCGTGCAGATGGCGCCGGGCCATCGCACACCGCCTGTCGAATTTGACGGCGCGCGGCTCATCACGTCGCACGGTCCGCGCCGCCGGCTCGTCGTCATCGGCGCGGGACAGCTCTCGAAGTACGTGGCAAGCATGGCCTGCGCGCTCGACTATCACGTCATCGTCTGCGATCCGCGCGAAGAATATGCCGACGAATGGCAAGTGCCGGGCACCGAGTTCTCGCGCGAGATGCCCGACGATCTGATCGTGCGACTGCAACTCGACTCGCACAGCGCGGTGCTCACGCTCACCCACGATCCGAAGCTCGATGACATGGCACTGCTCGAAGCGCTCAAATCGCCGGCGTTCTACATCGGCGCCATCGGCTCGCGGATCAACAACGCGCGCCGCCGCGAACGTCTGTCGCTGTTCGACCTGAGCACGGCGGAGATCGAGCGGCTGCACGGGCCGGTCGGCATGCACCTCGGGGCGCGCACGCCTGCCGAGATCGCCGTGGCGATCCTCGCTGAAATGACAGCCATCAAGAACGGCATCGCGGTGACGCAGACGTTTGCCTTGCGCGGCGCCGACGAGGGCCCGGACAGCAATGCCGAAGGCGCCGGCAACACAACGTCTCCCGGCGACGCCGCCGCGTACCGCGCCGCCTGA
- a CDS encoding DegQ family serine endoprotease — MRTSKFTRTLVAGAVLVALTGGYVAGRQHWQAPLASEIVSDANAALPAAAAASNTPNTAPRMLVPDFSQLAEQYGPAVVNISVTHDGKPSASRGAAAIPMPPGMDQNDPLFQFFRRFYGAPGNDGGDDSGGDSGPTRSLGSGFIVSPDGYILTNAHVVDGASQVTVKLTDKREYKAKVVGSDKASDVALIKIAATNLPTVKIGDPSKSKAGEWVVAIGSPYGFDNTVTAGIVSAKARALPDENYTPFIQTDVPVNPGNSGGPLFNLNGEVIGINSMIYSRTGGFQGLSFAIPIDMAMKVKAQLQEYGKVSRGRIGVAIQEVNQSLAKSFGLPKPTGALVSSIDKNGPAAKSDLKPGDVILAVNGATIEDSVQLPEKIADMRPGQKATLTIWRNGGKQDVSVTVAALNEKQDAASNDDASTHGRLGLAVRELSPQEKRAAQVTNGLLVARAGGPAERAGVQAGDIILSLDGTPVTSAAQLSEKLKKAGNNVALLVQRDGQQIFIPVDLG; from the coding sequence ATGCGGACCTCAAAGTTCACTCGTACGCTGGTTGCTGGTGCCGTACTCGTCGCATTGACGGGGGGCTACGTCGCGGGACGCCAGCATTGGCAAGCCCCGCTCGCCTCGGAAATTGTCAGCGATGCCAACGCGGCGTTGCCGGCTGCCGCTGCGGCGTCCAACACCCCGAATACCGCACCGCGCATGCTGGTGCCGGACTTTTCGCAACTGGCGGAACAATACGGACCGGCCGTAGTCAACATCAGTGTGACGCACGATGGGAAACCGTCGGCGAGTCGTGGCGCGGCCGCGATCCCGATGCCGCCGGGGATGGATCAGAACGATCCGTTGTTCCAGTTCTTCCGTCGTTTCTACGGTGCGCCGGGCAACGACGGTGGCGATGACAGCGGCGGCGACAGTGGGCCGACGCGCAGTCTCGGCTCGGGTTTCATCGTGAGTCCGGACGGTTACATCCTGACCAACGCGCACGTGGTCGACGGCGCAAGTCAGGTAACGGTGAAGCTCACTGACAAGCGCGAATACAAGGCGAAGGTCGTGGGCAGCGACAAGGCGAGCGATGTCGCCTTGATCAAGATCGCGGCGACGAATCTGCCGACGGTCAAGATCGGCGATCCGTCGAAGTCGAAGGCCGGCGAATGGGTGGTGGCCATCGGTTCGCCCTACGGCTTCGACAACACCGTGACGGCGGGCATCGTGTCGGCGAAGGCGCGTGCCTTGCCGGACGAGAACTACACGCCGTTCATTCAGACGGATGTGCCGGTCAACCCGGGCAACTCGGGCGGGCCGCTGTTCAACCTGAACGGTGAGGTCATCGGCATCAACTCGATGATCTATTCGCGCACCGGCGGCTTCCAGGGGCTGTCGTTCGCGATTCCGATCGACATGGCGATGAAGGTCAAGGCGCAGCTCCAGGAGTACGGCAAGGTGAGCCGAGGCCGCATCGGGGTGGCGATCCAGGAAGTGAACCAATCGCTCGCGAAGTCGTTCGGTCTGCCCAAGCCCACGGGCGCGCTGGTGTCGTCGATCGACAAGAACGGGCCGGCGGCCAAGTCCGATCTGAAGCCGGGTGACGTGATTCTGGCGGTCAACGGTGCGACCATCGAGGATTCGGTGCAGTTGCCCGAGAAGATTGCCGACATGCGGCCCGGCCAGAAGGCGACGCTCACGATCTGGCGCAATGGCGGCAAGCAGGACGTGAGCGTGACCGTCGCGGCGCTCAATGAAAAGCAGGACGCGGCAAGCAACGACGACGCATCCACACATGGGCGTCTGGGACTCGCGGTGCGTGAGCTCTCGCCGCAGGAGAAGCGCGCGGCGCAGGTCACCAACGGATTGCTGGTGGCCCGTGCAGGCGGTCCGGCGGAGCGGGCGGGAGTACAGGCGGGCGACATCATCCTGTCGCTCGACGGCACGCCGGTCACGAGCGCCGCGCAACTGAGCGAGAAGCTCAAGAAGGCGGGCAACAACGTTGCATTGCTCGTGCAGCGTGACGGGCAACAGATTTTCATCCCGGTCGATCTCGGCTGA